One genomic segment of uncultured Desulfobacter sp. includes these proteins:
- a CDS encoding transporter substrate-binding domain-containing protein, producing the protein MMRKLSGVICIVFVLVFPGMVMAQAALTIAYPDFYPFFTQNDNGKMAGFFYEIISEALDKRMEVTVHWRQMPWKRCQEEVRAGRYDAMVTVPTPERRTYCLTHEDPFYLKKMTLFTYVGHPDLDRIRTIRSVRDIKEMGYSVVTYSGNGWHDKHISSLGIPSWETSEVHNVWKMIAARRGDLAIEWPAGAMLGMEKAGVTDKIIDTGIALESMPFHLMIYNGSGATRILNRFNRTINDMAGDGTMTSILGAYGITSF; encoded by the coding sequence ATGATGAGAAAATTGTCAGGTGTTATATGCATCGTTTTTGTGTTGGTATTTCCCGGTATGGTCATGGCCCAGGCCGCTCTAACCATTGCTTATCCTGATTTTTATCCCTTTTTTACCCAGAACGACAACGGCAAAATGGCCGGTTTTTTTTACGAAATTATTTCAGAGGCTCTGGATAAGCGCATGGAGGTCACTGTCCACTGGCGGCAGATGCCCTGGAAGCGGTGCCAGGAGGAGGTGCGGGCCGGCAGATACGATGCAATGGTAACCGTTCCCACGCCAGAAAGGCGCACCTATTGTTTGACCCATGAAGATCCTTTTTATTTAAAAAAAATGACCCTGTTCACTTATGTGGGGCATCCGGATCTGGATCGGATTCGGACCATCAGATCTGTCCGGGATATCAAAGAGATGGGATACAGCGTGGTAACCTACAGCGGCAACGGGTGGCATGACAAACACATCTCAAGCCTGGGTATTCCCTCCTGGGAAACCAGCGAAGTCCACAATGTCTGGAAAATGATAGCCGCCAGAAGGGGGGATCTGGCAATTGAATGGCCGGCAGGAGCCATGCTGGGCATGGAAAAAGCCGGGGTGACGGATAAAATTATTGACACCGGGATTGCTCTTGAATCAATGCCCTTTCATCTTATGATTTATAATGGTTCGGGGGCTACCCGTATCCTTAATCGGTTTAACCGGACCATAAACGATATGGCCGGTGACGGCACCATGACAAGTATACTTGGGGCCTACGGCATAACCTCATTCTGA
- a CDS encoding ATP-binding protein, which yields MALLIENHIRLIFVLLLALFTAGFLWFFTWYQDLVFKHAQERLREDALVIAESLWRYETPPIAYLILSARSNSYRTVQVIDDSQKEYAAVKGPAPLFAERLLARAGLMPVVELAEPIRYQSRTIGSIGVSWQNRAAFIYFYVIICQILLFAGLWFFFNLYIAKKTLEERVKERTADLRESQTRLQSILDSMPSVLIGVDPAGNITLWNRRAEQVSGFLTEEALEHPLEKVYPRLAPRMDQVREAIATCREKVSKKQARMQNNLVCYEDITVFPLVANKVKGAVIRVDDITDQVRMEEMVIQSEKMLSVGGLAAGMAHEINNPLAGIMQTANVMKLRLENIDMAANKRAASDIGISTEQVRVFMEKRGIFKMLEAINESGARVASIVGNMLSFARKSDAIVSSHNPGELMDSILELAATDYDLKKQYDFKSIKIVREYEENLPMIPCEGAKIQQVILNILRNGAQAMMEAGRNQPCFILRISTEAEAGMLKMEIQDNGPGMTREVRKRIFEPFFTTKPPGVGTGLGLSVSYFIIAENHKGTMWASSAPGKGANFIIRLPLAQPLRK from the coding sequence ATGGCGCTTTTGATTGAAAATCATATCCGGCTGATATTTGTGCTGCTGCTGGCTTTGTTTACTGCGGGGTTTTTATGGTTTTTTACCTGGTATCAGGATCTTGTTTTTAAACATGCACAAGAGCGGCTCAGGGAGGATGCCCTTGTCATTGCAGAGTCCCTGTGGCGGTACGAGACGCCCCCAATTGCTTATCTGATACTGTCTGCCCGGTCCAACAGTTACAGAACGGTGCAGGTTATTGACGATTCACAAAAAGAATATGCCGCGGTTAAGGGCCCGGCACCTTTGTTTGCGGAACGTTTGCTGGCCCGGGCGGGGCTGATGCCGGTGGTTGAACTGGCAGAACCGATCAGGTACCAGAGCCGGACCATCGGCAGCATTGGGGTTTCCTGGCAGAACCGGGCCGCCTTTATTTATTTTTATGTGATCATCTGTCAGATACTGCTCTTTGCCGGTCTCTGGTTTTTTTTTAATCTGTATATCGCAAAGAAAACCCTGGAAGAGCGGGTTAAAGAACGTACGGCAGATCTCAGGGAGAGCCAGACACGGCTCCAGTCCATCCTGGATTCCATGCCTTCGGTGCTCATCGGTGTGGACCCGGCAGGGAATATCACCCTGTGGAACAGAAGGGCGGAACAGGTATCGGGATTTCTTACTGAAGAAGCCCTGGAACACCCCCTGGAAAAGGTCTATCCCCGGTTGGCCCCCAGGATGGATCAGGTAAGGGAGGCCATTGCCACCTGCAGGGAGAAAGTGAGTAAGAAACAGGCCCGGATGCAGAACAATTTGGTCTGTTATGAGGATATCACCGTTTTTCCCTTGGTGGCCAACAAGGTGAAGGGGGCGGTAATTCGTGTGGACGATATCACTGATCAGGTCAGGATGGAAGAGATGGTGATCCAGTCTGAAAAAATGTTATCCGTGGGTGGGTTGGCCGCGGGGATGGCCCACGAAATCAACAATCCCCTGGCCGGGATCATGCAGACCGCCAATGTGATGAAACTCCGACTTGAGAATATCGACATGGCGGCAAACAAACGGGCGGCATCCGACATCGGCATCTCCACGGAACAGGTCCGGGTATTTATGGAAAAGCGGGGTATTTTCAAGATGCTTGAGGCCATCAATGAATCCGGGGCCCGGGTGGCAAGCATTGTGGGCAACATGCTCAGTTTTGCCAGGAAATCCGATGCCATTGTATCTTCCCACAATCCCGGAGAGCTCATGGACAGTATTCTGGAATTGGCGGCTACGGATTATGATCTTAAAAAGCAGTATGATTTTAAGTCCATTAAGATTGTCAGGGAATATGAAGAGAACCTGCCCATGATTCCCTGTGAAGGGGCGAAAATACAACAGGTGATTCTGAATATCCTGAGAAACGGGGCCCAGGCCATGATGGAAGCCGGGCGGAATCAGCCTTGCTTTATACTGAGGATTTCAACGGAGGCCGAGGCCGGCATGCTGAAAATGGAGATTCAGGACAACGGCCCGGGCATGACCCGCGAGGTCCGGAAACGGATATTCGAACCCTTTTTTACCACTAAGCCCCCCGGGGTCGGCACCGGCCTGGGCCTGTCCGTATCTTATTTTATTATTGCGGAAAATCATAAAGGCACAATGTGGGCCTCTTCCGCACCGGGCAAAGGGGCAAATTTTATTATCCGCCTTCCCCTGGCACAGCCTCTCCGGAAATAA
- a CDS encoding flavodoxin family protein: protein MKVVGFNGSPNKKGNTACSLNMVFEELENAGIETEMIHVGKKKIQGCTACLGCVKKQNEACTLDGDPVNEWIQKIKEADGILLGSPVHFSGVAGTMKSFLDRAFFVASVNGGLFRNKVGAAVAAVRRSGGISTVDSLNHYINYSEMVMPSSNYWNVAHGLAPGEMKQDGEGKQIMAVLGKNMAWLMKIIEHGKEQFPAPEPVAKIMTNFIR, encoded by the coding sequence ATGAAAGTAGTTGGATTTAATGGCAGCCCTAATAAAAAGGGAAATACAGCCTGTTCACTGAACATGGTTTTTGAAGAACTGGAAAATGCCGGGATTGAGACGGAGATGATACATGTCGGCAAAAAAAAAATACAGGGATGCACGGCCTGTCTCGGCTGTGTAAAAAAACAAAATGAAGCATGTACCCTTGATGGCGATCCGGTCAATGAATGGATTCAGAAAATAAAGGAAGCCGACGGCATTTTACTCGGTTCTCCTGTTCATTTTTCCGGTGTTGCAGGGACAATGAAATCATTTCTTGACAGAGCGTTTTTCGTTGCTTCGGTTAACGGTGGCCTGTTCCGGAACAAGGTCGGCGCCGCTGTTGCAGCTGTCCGGCGATCAGGCGGAATTTCAACAGTTGACAGCCTTAATCATTATATTAATTACTCCGAAATGGTCATGCCCTCTTCAAATTACTGGAATGTGGCACATGGTCTTGCCCCAGGAGAAATGAAGCAGGATGGAGAAGGTAAACAAATCATGGCGGTTTTAGGTAAAAATATGGCATGGCTCATGAAAATTATTGAACATGGAAAAGAACAATTTCCCGCGCCTGAACCGGTTGCCAAAATCATGACCAATTTTATCAGATAA
- the aqpZ gene encoding aquaporin Z — translation MNKYGAEFFGTFWLVLGGCGSAVLAAAFPDVGIGLLGVALAFGLTVLTMAFAIGHISGCHLNPAVSFGLWAGGRFPAKELLPYIIAQVLGGIAAGGVLYLIASGKAGFDVSAGFASNGYGVHSPGGYSLSAALITEVVMTMMFLVVILGATDQRAPQGFAPIAIGLCLTLIHLISIPVTNTSVNPARSTGVALFAGDWAIAQLWLFWVAPIIGAILGAVIYRFIGSEEQ, via the coding sequence ATGAACAAGTATGGTGCGGAATTTTTTGGAACATTCTGGTTGGTTCTCGGCGGCTGCGGTAGCGCTGTTTTAGCGGCTGCTTTCCCGGATGTTGGTATCGGACTGCTTGGTGTAGCACTGGCATTTGGCCTCACCGTCCTTACAATGGCCTTCGCTATCGGACACATTTCAGGCTGTCATCTGAATCCGGCGGTTTCATTTGGTCTCTGGGCAGGTGGGCGTTTCCCGGCAAAAGAGCTGTTGCCCTATATTATTGCGCAGGTCCTGGGCGGCATAGCAGCGGGTGGTGTTCTGTATCTGATTGCCAGCGGTAAGGCGGGTTTTGACGTTTCCGCCGGTTTTGCTTCAAACGGTTATGGCGTTCATTCTCCGGGTGGGTATAGTTTGTCGGCCGCACTGATCACTGAAGTGGTGATGACCATGATGTTTCTTGTCGTTATTCTTGGCGCCACCGACCAACGAGCCCCGCAAGGTTTTGCACCTATTGCAATTGGTTTGTGCCTGACGCTGATCCATTTAATCAGCATCCCGGTAACAAATACCTCCGTAAATCCTGCGCGCAGCACCGGTGTAGCTCTTTTCGCAGGCGACTGGGCGATTGCACAACTTTGGCTTTTCTGGGTGGCCCCGATCATTGGCGCTATACTTGGCGCTGTAATCTATCGTTTTATCGGCAGTGAAGAACAATAA
- a CDS encoding YifB family Mg chelatase-like AAA ATPase — MIAKMKSCAVNGFEAIIVDVEVDITLGLPVFNMVGLAETAVRESRDRVRSALQNAGYNFPMDRVVVNLAPADFKKEGTGLDLPVALGILCAQGLFQTSSAASWLFAGELSLDGYLRPVKAALPFALAARDNGFKGIILPKENGAQAALVKDIEVLAPEHLAQVVDFLAGKANLTPLEPDLSMLLETDGADRENDFSHVRGQTHVKRAMEVAAAGHHHILLNGPAGSGKSLMAKCLPGIMPEPSFEEAMEIAKVYSVAGVSREPGQPLGARPFRSPHHSISDAGLVGGGTVPKPGEITLSHNGVLFLDELPEFRRSVLEVLRQPIEEGVITIARANAKATYPCRFMLAGAMNPCPCGNLTNPDRECTCTPAKIEQYKNKISGPLMDRMDILVEVPRLSFNEMTADGYRESSKAIRKRVEKARDIQIHRFKKAGTTCFSNADMGPKLLQQFCPLDTQCRRVVEQAMKQFNLSGRAYASILKLARTIADLADAPDILKPHVLEAVQYKRLDQAGDDFS, encoded by the coding sequence ATGATAGCAAAAATGAAATCCTGCGCAGTAAACGGATTTGAGGCCATTATTGTGGATGTTGAAGTAGACATCACACTGGGGTTGCCGGTATTCAATATGGTCGGGCTGGCTGAAACCGCGGTCCGGGAAAGCCGGGACAGGGTCCGGTCTGCCCTGCAGAATGCCGGATACAACTTCCCCATGGACAGGGTGGTGGTGAACCTGGCGCCTGCGGATTTCAAAAAAGAAGGTACAGGCCTGGACCTTCCCGTGGCGTTGGGAATTCTTTGTGCCCAGGGTTTATTCCAGACATCTTCAGCTGCATCCTGGCTGTTTGCCGGGGAATTGTCCCTGGACGGGTACCTGCGGCCGGTCAAGGCAGCACTGCCCTTTGCCCTGGCCGCCCGGGACAATGGATTCAAAGGCATTATCCTGCCCAAAGAAAACGGAGCCCAGGCGGCGCTTGTTAAAGATATTGAAGTCCTGGCCCCGGAGCATCTGGCCCAGGTGGTAGATTTTCTGGCAGGAAAGGCAAACCTTACGCCCCTGGAGCCGGATCTATCCATGCTTCTGGAAACCGATGGTGCAGATCGGGAAAACGATTTTTCCCATGTCCGGGGCCAGACCCATGTAAAACGGGCCATGGAAGTGGCGGCAGCAGGCCATCATCATATCCTGCTTAACGGTCCGGCAGGATCCGGAAAAAGCCTGATGGCAAAATGCTTGCCGGGGATCATGCCGGAACCGTCCTTTGAAGAGGCCATGGAAATTGCCAAGGTCTATTCGGTGGCCGGGGTGTCCCGGGAACCGGGTCAGCCTTTGGGCGCACGGCCTTTCAGGTCCCCCCACCATTCCATTTCCGATGCCGGCCTTGTGGGCGGCGGCACAGTGCCTAAGCCCGGGGAAATCACGCTGTCCCATAACGGTGTACTGTTTCTGGATGAGTTGCCTGAATTCCGGCGCAGTGTGCTGGAGGTTTTGCGCCAGCCGATAGAAGAGGGCGTCATCACTATAGCCCGGGCCAACGCCAAGGCCACTTATCCATGCCGGTTTATGCTGGCAGGTGCCATGAATCCCTGTCCCTGCGGTAATCTCACCAATCCGGACAGGGAATGCACCTGCACCCCGGCAAAAATTGAGCAGTACAAAAACAAAATTTCAGGCCCGCTCATGGACAGGATGGACATCCTTGTGGAGGTTCCCCGGTTGTCTTTTAATGAAATGACCGCAGACGGATACCGGGAGTCTTCCAAAGCCATCCGCAAACGAGTGGAAAAGGCCCGGGACATTCAGATCCACCGGTTTAAAAAAGCCGGGACAACGTGTTTTTCCAATGCAGACATGGGCCCAAAACTTTTGCAGCAATTCTGTCCCCTGGATACCCAATGCCGCCGGGTGGTTGAACAGGCCATGAAGCAATTTAACCTTTCCGGCCGGGCCTATGCCTCCATATTAAAACTTGCCAGAACCATCGCTGATCTGGCAGACGCTCCCGATATACTCAAACCCCATGTTCTTGAAGCGGTTCAGTACAAACGCCTGGACCAGGCCGGCGATGACTTTAGCTAA
- the lpxC gene encoding UDP-3-O-acyl-N-acetylglucosamine deacetylase yields the protein MNSFYNQQTIAEKVTLSGTGVHSGKWTNLTIRPAEENHGIKFRRLDLPGTSDIPALFKQVVDTSLATVIGDKGAIVSTIEHLMASFAGLGIDNALVEVDDYEIPIMDGSAREFTRAIINVGVVEQNRPKHLFIVNEPIEIRQNDKWVRVEPESCFKISCTIDFNHPLIGLQKIVYDRAENNFEQKICGARTFGFVKDLELLKKFSLGKGGSLDNAIVIDNDKILNKGGLRYPDEFVRHKLLDCLGDFSLLGMPIQGHIITHKSGHHLNHLFIKKFLDEKQAWETGPAKR from the coding sequence ATGAATAGTTTTTATAATCAGCAAACCATCGCCGAAAAGGTGACCCTTTCGGGGACAGGGGTTCATTCGGGTAAATGGACCAACCTGACCATCCGGCCGGCCGAGGAAAACCATGGGATTAAATTCCGGCGCCTTGATCTTCCCGGAACTTCTGATATCCCGGCCCTTTTCAAACAGGTGGTGGATACCAGTCTTGCCACGGTTATCGGGGACAAGGGTGCCATTGTTTCCACCATTGAGCATTTGATGGCAAGTTTTGCAGGCCTTGGCATTGACAATGCCCTGGTGGAGGTGGACGATTATGAGATCCCCATAATGGACGGATCAGCCAGGGAATTTACCCGGGCGATAATCAATGTAGGCGTGGTGGAGCAGAATAGACCCAAGCACCTTTTTATCGTGAATGAACCCATAGAAATCAGGCAAAACGATAAATGGGTCCGGGTGGAACCGGAATCCTGTTTCAAAATTTCCTGCACCATTGATTTTAACCATCCGCTTATCGGGTTGCAGAAAATTGTTTATGACAGGGCAGAAAATAACTTCGAGCAGAAGATCTGCGGGGCCCGGACTTTTGGGTTTGTGAAAGATCTTGAACTGTTGAAAAAATTCAGCCTTGGCAAGGGCGGAAGCCTTGACAATGCCATTGTGATTGACAATGATAAAATTTTGAATAAGGGGGGGCTGCGGTATCCGGATGAATTTGTCCGGCACAAACTGCTGGACTGCCTTGGGGATTTTTCCCTTCTGGGAATGCCTATCCAGGGGCATATCATTACCCATAAATCCGGGCATCATCTGAACCACCTGTTTATAAAAAAATTCCTTGATGAAAAGCAGGCCTGGGAAACCGGCCCTGCAAAGCGCTGA
- a CDS encoding DUF4390 domain-containing protein: MKIKRAFTRFLCVVVFFITGLFFIVPGIAIARDNAVLSDIKLANTRDDLFAYFKVEKAFNEKNIQAITNGISTSFTFYVTLFKTSSSLFDKKIIDIETRATIKYNSMKQEYTVVCQWKDAPPLITKSFDEAKTWMTEIDNLKVVPLDRLVKGGKYQIRIKAELEKVTLPLSLHYVFFFVSYWDFETDWYVINFTY, translated from the coding sequence ATGAAAATTAAACGTGCGTTTACAAGATTTTTATGTGTAGTTGTCTTTTTTATCACAGGCCTTTTTTTTATTGTCCCGGGGATCGCTATTGCCCGTGATAATGCGGTTCTCTCCGATATTAAATTGGCCAACACACGGGATGATCTGTTTGCTTATTTTAAGGTGGAAAAGGCCTTTAATGAAAAAAATATTCAGGCTATTACTAATGGCATTTCTACATCGTTTACGTTCTATGTAACCTTATTCAAGACCTCAAGCAGTCTGTTTGACAAAAAAATAATCGATATTGAAACCCGTGCAACAATAAAATACAATTCCATGAAACAGGAATACACGGTTGTCTGTCAGTGGAAGGATGCCCCGCCGTTGATCACAAAATCCTTTGATGAGGCAAAGACCTGGATGACCGAAATCGATAACCTGAAGGTGGTACCCCTTGACCGGCTGGTAAAAGGGGGTAAATACCAAATCCGGATAAAGGCTGAACTTGAAAAAGTTACGTTGCCCCTGTCGTTGCACTATGTTTTTTTCTTTGTTTCTTACTGGGATTTTGAAACTGACTGGTATGTGATTAATTTCACATATTAA
- a CDS encoding ATP-binding protein: MTQRLQDTGQKRSGRKREGVAILCLILAIGVLTVIEIRVTPFDTGLPLSSTVLMFILININLLLLLTLLLLVFRNLAKLYYERKNNILGSKIKTRLTVAFVVLALLPTTVLFFFSIQFISTSIAFWFNAPVEQTLDASLAVGQTLYDYIEEKNAFFAKRGAFQIHSRNLLKPENQEKLTRYTQVIQRAFNRHAVEVYTPDAQRVSLSLASELENMHFGLLTTTELRGIPDGSARHTVYQIMDQGEFLRTICTIPFELSPNEAAGFIVITTLMAPNLSENLKSILKGVEEYHQLKLTKRPAQISYYIALSIVALLVVFCAVWFGFQIAKSITIPIMKFAEGTQRIIDGDMEYQIDFKTDDEIGTLIKSFNSMTRQLAAGRRQIALSESMLMQQNVELKKSRQYIEIVLKNISAGVVSMDNEGMITTMNKAAESMLDVSSHDILNKNFKKVLTDEYLSLADKIFEQAEQGGTHFKIPVSASVAGVPKHFSLNYTTLKDDTGQNLGAVLVFDDVTELEKAQRLVAWREVARRIAHEVKNPLTPIKLSAQRLKRKYGKTIDDDVFTGCADTIVEHVDLIRNLVNQFSTFAKFPDTNFASARIENIILETVALYKEGLEQVDIQTRFKDNIPTLKLDHQHMKQAFINLIDNAVYAINKKGTIVIDLSYDPILKIVRIEIADNGKGISDKEKTKLFEPYFSTKKTGMGLGLAIVNSIISDHNGVIRVQDNQPQGAKFIIELPAEES; the protein is encoded by the coding sequence ATGACCCAGAGACTCCAGGACACAGGACAAAAACGGTCTGGCCGAAAAAGAGAAGGCGTTGCCATTTTATGCCTTATTTTGGCCATTGGTGTTCTGACGGTGATAGAAATTCGTGTTACGCCCTTTGATACGGGACTGCCTCTTTCATCTACCGTGCTGATGTTCATTTTGATCAACATCAACCTGTTGTTGTTGCTTACCCTTCTGCTGCTGGTCTTCAGAAATCTTGCCAAACTCTACTATGAGAGAAAAAATAATATCCTGGGGTCCAAAATAAAAACCCGCCTGACCGTTGCATTTGTTGTTTTGGCCCTTTTGCCCACCACCGTACTTTTTTTCTTTTCCATCCAGTTTATCTCCACTTCTATTGCCTTCTGGTTCAATGCCCCTGTGGAGCAGACACTGGACGCCTCGTTGGCCGTAGGACAGACCCTGTATGATTATATCGAAGAAAAAAATGCTTTTTTCGCTAAAAGAGGAGCGTTCCAGATTCATTCCCGGAATTTGCTCAAGCCCGAAAATCAGGAAAAACTCACCCGGTATACCCAGGTGATCCAGCGGGCCTTTAACCGTCATGCCGTAGAGGTCTACACCCCGGATGCCCAGCGGGTGAGTCTCTCTTTAGCCAGCGAGTTGGAGAACATGCACTTTGGATTATTGACCACCACGGAGTTAAGGGGCATCCCGGACGGCAGCGCCCGTCACACCGTTTACCAGATCATGGACCAGGGTGAATTTTTACGCACCATATGCACCATCCCCTTTGAACTTTCTCCGAACGAGGCTGCTGGATTTATTGTGATTACCACCCTGATGGCCCCGAATTTGTCTGAGAATTTAAAATCCATTCTCAAAGGCGTAGAAGAGTACCACCAACTCAAACTGACAAAAAGACCGGCCCAGATTTCCTACTACATTGCGTTGTCCATTGTGGCGCTTCTTGTTGTGTTCTGTGCGGTGTGGTTTGGGTTCCAGATTGCCAAGTCCATTACTATTCCCATTATGAAATTTGCCGAGGGCACCCAGCGGATCATAGACGGTGACATGGAATATCAGATTGATTTTAAAACAGACGATGAGATCGGTACCCTGATCAAAAGCTTTAACTCCATGACCCGCCAGTTGGCCGCCGGTCGACGGCAGATCGCCCTGTCCGAAAGCATGCTTATGCAGCAGAATGTAGAGCTGAAAAAAAGCCGTCAGTACATTGAGATTGTTTTAAAAAATATCTCTGCCGGTGTTGTCTCCATGGACAATGAGGGAATGATCACCACCATGAACAAAGCTGCTGAGTCCATGCTGGATGTCAGCAGCCATGATATTCTTAATAAAAATTTTAAGAAAGTCCTGACGGACGAATACCTGTCTTTAGCTGATAAGATATTTGAACAGGCAGAGCAGGGGGGTACCCATTTCAAGATTCCAGTCTCTGCCTCCGTGGCCGGCGTACCCAAGCATTTTTCATTGAATTATACGACGCTTAAGGACGATACCGGCCAAAATCTGGGAGCTGTATTGGTGTTTGATGATGTGACGGAACTTGAAAAAGCCCAGCGCTTGGTGGCTTGGCGGGAGGTGGCCCGCCGCATTGCCCATGAAGTGAAAAATCCGTTAACTCCCATTAAGCTGTCTGCCCAGCGTCTTAAACGCAAATACGGCAAAACCATTGATGATGACGTTTTCACCGGATGTGCCGACACCATTGTGGAGCATGTGGATTTGATCCGGAATTTGGTCAATCAGTTTTCCACCTTTGCCAAATTTCCGGATACCAATTTTGCTTCGGCCCGCATTGAAAATATTATTCTTGAAACCGTTGCCCTGTATAAGGAAGGGTTGGAACAGGTGGATATCCAGACCCGGTTCAAGGACAATATTCCAACCTTGAAACTGGATCATCAGCATATGAAGCAGGCCTTTATCAACCTTATTGACAATGCGGTTTACGCCATAAATAAAAAAGGCACCATTGTGATTGACCTATCCTATGACCCCATTCTTAAAATTGTGCGCATTGAAATAGCAGACAATGGAAAGGGTATTTCAGACAAGGAAAAGACTAAGCTGTTTGAACCCTATTTTTCCACCAAGAAAACGGGTATGGGACTTGGGCTTGCCATTGTAAACTCTATTATTTCAGATCATAACGGCGTGATACGGGTCCAGGACAACCAACCCCAAGGCGCCAAGTTTATCATTGAACTGCCTGCTGAGGAGTCCTAA
- a CDS encoding sigma-54 dependent transcriptional regulator: MYPAVLIVDDESTIIDSLEGILSDDGFEVIHAFNGYEALKKIDSHSPDIVLLDIWMPGMDGIETLKEIKQHHPSLPVVMITGHGSIESAVEATKSGAFDFLEKPLSIDKVILAINNALNFRKLEEENRYLRKKTIEKNSITGTSPAVQKLYGEIMAAAPTDTSILITGENGTGKEMVARTIHQFSKRPEGPFIIINCAAIPEEHLESELFGHEKGAFEGATAKNRGKFELAGGGTLFLDEIGDMNISTQAKMLRALESKTFQRIGSSRTLHMDVRVITSSNKDLEAEIKEGRFREDLFFRLNVIPIRVPSLRERRDDIPILVDFFLSQLAEKSSAPKKTLSQEGLELLKQWHWKGNVRELKNLMERLFIMVESDVIGINDIPGPYNPEIETLPETDEEHPRFFTMEKFDQAKVAFEMEFIRFKVDQMNGDLQAAAKQMGTSLNFVKKRITKS, from the coding sequence ATGTACCCGGCAGTGCTGATTGTTGATGACGAATCTACCATTATTGATTCCTTGGAAGGTATTCTTTCCGATGACGGATTTGAAGTCATTCATGCTTTCAACGGATACGAAGCCCTGAAAAAAATTGACTCCCATTCCCCGGACATTGTGCTGTTGGACATCTGGATGCCGGGCATGGACGGCATTGAGACCCTCAAAGAAATCAAACAGCATCATCCCAGCCTGCCGGTGGTCATGATCACGGGTCACGGTTCCATTGAATCCGCCGTGGAAGCCACTAAATCCGGCGCCTTTGATTTTTTGGAAAAACCTTTATCCATTGACAAGGTTATACTTGCCATCAACAATGCGCTGAATTTCAGAAAACTTGAGGAAGAAAATCGATATCTTCGCAAAAAAACCATTGAAAAAAATTCCATTACCGGCACAAGCCCGGCAGTCCAGAAACTTTACGGCGAAATTATGGCCGCAGCGCCAACAGATACCTCCATTTTGATCACGGGTGAAAACGGCACGGGCAAGGAAATGGTTGCCCGCACCATTCATCAGTTCAGTAAACGCCCCGAAGGGCCCTTTATCATTATTAATTGCGCAGCCATACCCGAAGAGCACCTGGAATCCGAACTGTTCGGCCATGAAAAAGGCGCCTTTGAAGGCGCTACAGCAAAAAACAGAGGTAAGTTTGAATTGGCTGGCGGCGGCACCCTGTTTCTCGATGAAATAGGGGATATGAATATCAGCACCCAGGCCAAAATGCTGCGGGCCCTGGAATCCAAAACCTTCCAACGGATTGGCTCCAGCCGTACCCTGCACATGGATGTGCGTGTGATCACGTCATCCAACAAAGATCTTGAAGCGGAAATTAAAGAGGGCCGGTTCAGGGAAGACCTGTTTTTCAGGCTTAATGTCATACCGATCCGCGTTCCATCTTTAAGGGAGAGACGCGATGACATCCCTATACTGGTGGATTTTTTCTTAAGTCAGCTGGCTGAAAAATCGTCGGCACCTAAGAAAACTCTGTCCCAAGAAGGTCTTGAGCTTTTAAAACAATGGCATTGGAAGGGAAATGTCAGGGAACTTAAAAATTTGATGGAGCGCTTATTTATTATGGTGGAAAGTGACGTTATCGGGATAAATGATATCCCCGGACCTTACAACCCTGAGATTGAAACTCTGCCGGAAACGGATGAAGAGCACCCCCGGTTCTTTACTATGGAAAAATTTGACCAGGCAAAAGTCGCCTTTGAAATGGAATTTATTCGTTTCAAGGTGGACCAGATGAACGGGGATCTCCAGGCGGCAGCCAAACAGATGGGAACAAGCCTGAATTTTGTCAAAAAAAGAATAACCAAAAGCTGA